The genomic DNA ACATATGGACATCCAATCATCAAGCGCATACAGAGAATGATAATGGCCCTTGAGGCCAACATCTAACATATTGTCTAACAAGTGTGCATTTACAGCAAATATAGACAAAGTTTTGTTATGGTTCTGGGGTTGCAGCAATGAGGAACATACTCAAGGTCCATGCTTACAACTGCAAAGGCTCTAAACCTCTAAGAAAGAGGAGTCCAAGAAGCAGTGGAAAGTGTCAATAGATTTCATAACAGTTCtcccaacacagcagcagaatatGCCAACAGGAAGGACATAGCCAAGGAGCACCTAAGGCAGAGGTCCAATACTATGGCCATTAGGCGGAAGGCTGGGGTGCAAATCTACAAGAGAATTTGAAGGACTAAGCAGAATATGATAACAGGAACTTGAGTTTGAACCAAAGCAGGAACACGATCCTGTGAACTGAAGACATACGGAAGAAAATGGGATTGAAGAAGGGAGGCACTTCATCAGAccagcacaacccacagaaaacgtgtctgctttctaaaatattaatcaaaaataagtacataattaCGCCAGAATTTCTAGATGAAATACCAagctgttatttcttatcttgttgatactagccattctggctaatgtgaggtgatatctcattgtgttttaatttgcatttccctgatgattgatgatgttgagcatcttcccatgtgtctgttggccacctgcatgtcttctttgaaaaaaatgtctgttcaggtccttggaccatttttaaataaggttatttcaggttttctgttgagtttatgagttctttatacattttagatactagccccttatcagatatatcacttgTAAATATATCCTTCCATACAataaattgccttttcattttgctgatggtttcctctgctgtgcagaagcattttggcttgatatagttcatttgtttatttttgctttcatttaccttgcctggggataAAATCCAGAAAATGTGAGTCTAGGAATCACAGGAAAAACCACAAAGCTAGTTCAGCCTCAACACTGGCTCaggttggagaaatgtctgtaaaGGCTGTTGCAAGGAGTATGGGCCCAGGTGAGTGACACTAGGCGTTTCTTTTAACAGCATCAGTATCCAAGACAGGCTGAAACCCACAcaaaacacagatgcaaagaaTTTTCTTAggtgtaatttataatttttctttcttttctttattgtctttcccctttccccacgtCACCCCATTCTACCTCACTAGGTTGTTATGAGGACTAAAGGAAATATCAGGTAACAATCAGAATAATATGACACGGTAAGAAGATGTATGATAATTGCTGCTAGTGTGGTCCTTGATGTAGCTGTAAGTGTGGTCTCCTTCTCCTAAGGAGGCAGAAAATATTCTTTGATGTGCTCTATTTCTAACACATAGTATAATGCTTTCTACACAGTACGATCaaaatattcattcagtaaaaaagtaaaagtaattttaCCCTTGCAATAATCCTGTGTcagaaaatttattattaaaatattatcaaacaaacattaacaaaacagaaacaccttGGTGATCTTGTGGAATCCCGAAATAAGATCTCCAGGGATAATCCATTAATAGAACAATAATTTGACTTGATCAAATTGAAAGATTTCCATTGAATAATGGACAGCACACAGTAAATTTGGCAAATACATGTCAGACTACAGGAGACCTTAGCAAAATCAAGCCAACAGGGGACTCTAGTGTTTAAACTTTGAAAGGAGATTTTgtaaatatgcaagaaaaaacaaaaataaataggaaaagatgGAAAGGGATGTGAACATGTATGTGAACACTTATGGTTTCACAGCTTCAAAACCAAAAGTGGCTAAACAGAATATGAAGGATGCTCCCTggtcagaagaaattaaaattaaaataatgagatgctACTTTACATccatcagttttcaaaagacaagcatcaaatggtataaagaatgtaaaaaataaagaaacttcaGAAATTTCCAGTGGGGTTATATATATTTGGGAGAGAAATTCCAACTGAAGTTAAATTTTTTTGTACGCCACAACTATAAAAAGTTCCTGCACATGTACCTTCTTGAGGTCCATAAGTAAAGGTGGACCAGAGTATTGACAGTAACAttatttctggtaacaattcatcTTAGGTCACATGCTGTTAGCTACTTacacagaaagggaaaatgcACAGAATGGAAACTGCACAGCAGTCAATAATGAAGATGACTTACACACTGCAACATGGCAGACTTTTAAGATTTAGTCTTAACTGAAAATATAGAACAGTATCAGATGCAGAACCTGATGACAGTTCTATaaatttaataccaaaaccacaaataagtgaacaTATACCTAAACAGGCACATTGCAgattaattagaaagaaatatgGAAGGGATCCTACAGTTTCCATTTAGCTCAAGGGAAGATAAATAGCAGCAATGTAGGTATATgcagaagaaaaagatataaaaaatagagcaaaatatGGGAGGACCTTAAAGAAACAGATGGTGCTTATTCGACAACTTGAGGAGCATGAATGATTCACATGAGGCTcaaggtgaaaataaaaaataaggaacaaatcatgtttcctaatttccacatgtatataaatatgattttaaaatctttcaCTGTAGCAGAAATTACTGCAGgattttctctctgaaaattaCAGTGCATTTTCTCAGTAATTCTCTCTTGCTTATTTATCATTGCAATGCCATAACAGAAGTCATGATAAGTTAACATCGCTCCATCCAATAGGATGATTTGGGAGGCTATCTAACAAGCACATAGAGGAAGCCCACACATGGAAGATTCTGAGTGTGGGTGTGCAAATGAGTATGAACATGTGTGAATGGATATAAGACCCCAAACCTAGGAGAGTCACTAACTCCCTACAGGACACATAGCCAACAAAGGGCTAAATTAAaagggcttttttcttttagagacaaaggaaatcattttcttttccaatgtGCCTGACTGTCTGTCCCAGGAGGATCCTTTGAGttcaaggaaggaaggatggagaagTTCCTAGAGGGCGACATCCCTTAGGCTCCAGAGTAATAAATACTCCAGGTATGTTGGGACCTAACCAAAACTCCAGGATCAGTGGAGCCAGAGTCTGTGCTTCACACCCTCCGAAAGTACACCTGGGTAGAAGGTACCTGAGATCCAGCTATACCATCATTAGCAAGAAGACAGGAGAGAGCTTGCTCTTCAGTCAGGAGCTGCGTTCCTGTCCATTCCGGAGTTGGCACCGCGAAAGCAGGCTGAAAACAGGGCCGTGCAGCCTGCAGCCTCCCTCAGGTCAGAAGGCACCATGAGAACATCTGACATCCTCTTGCCTTCTCTGAACTTTGCTTGGCACtgccagagatgcagagaagtggGACTTTGTCCCTAGGAAAGGAGAATAatgcggggtggggggggacagCTCTGGAAAGTGTATCATCTGGACCCCAGTGAGAGCATCGGGGTTCTCGATTCTGAGTGTGggaatttaggagacttcaggcaAAGACTCTGCCTACAAATGTTTCACTCCTGGGGTTGGAATTAAATTTACTCTAGTTCACTTCAGAGGTTGAGGGTAGAGGCTGCAGGTGGGGATCAGTGGGGCTCAGAAAGTAGTTCCTCAGCTTGCAGCTCTATCTAAGGAATTTCTAAATGCCACTGCTGCCAAAAGCAGAAAATTATGTCCGTAGGATCCACGAGGTTTCAGTCACTGGGGGCACACAGTGATGTCCAACACAACACTGGGAGACAGGTCTGCAGGTCGCTCTTCTGGAACTCTGTGGAGCTGGGGGGACGCCTGGACACAGGAATACCACAGTGCTGCACTGTGGACCTTCCCTGCAACCCGGGGAAAAGCCTGGGAGGCTATAGGGTCTCTGCTTTATTCTTGACCTTCAGCATCTCTGGCTTCTTCAAGGTGTCCCTCTCTGCAACCAGCCAGTCATTAGCTCTAGGTCCTCAGCCCAGACGGTGCCGTGGCAAGCTCTGATTGCAGACTGACACTGGAAaaggacagaggaagaaagaCTTATGTGTTCTCACATGCTCTGCTGCTAGGGCTCAGTGGGTAGCtcagtgtttgttgagtgaaacATACCAACAATAGTATGTTTCTAATGGTATGAAAATATTGGTCCACTCTTCATATACCATTTTATGCAAACTTCCTTACCACACTGACCCCACTCCAAAATTATTTCTCCTCTATCAGACTCCCTGTCAAGACTCTTAATCGTGTCCAGGGGGAAGTTTGCTTCCTTTTTAATAGAATTGATTGGGAAAGTACACTATCATCGAACTATTTATCAAGTCCAAAGGAATCCTAGAAATTACTCCAATCCATCTCACGGTATTAGGCAAGATTAGCATCAGGGTAAAATAGTTTGGACGGTTAAGATGTTGAAATATAATTTCCGTTGTTTGTAATGTGGCAATAATATAATATATCTCATAGGATGTTGAATGATCAAAGGGATAAAGTCTTAGAATATTTGGGCATAGTTCCCAGCAAGTAGTAAGACTTCCAAACCTAacataattttatgttacattagTGAGACTAATGAGTAATAAGCAGCGTAGTTCTAATACTCctgatgaaaaataatttctaacccACAAAATAACTCTTTAACAGAGACTCTGTCCATATACACAGATTTAGGTACAATGGACTCCATGACTTGAAGGATCCCAGAAAGACCTGACCTATATACTATTTGCCAAGCTACAGCCTTCCTTGGACCCTTTCACAATCAGGGGAAGAACCTTAGGATCCTTCACCTTTAATGTAAATGAGGGTACCACATCACTCTATGTACAATCTTTCTTGTCCAACCTACGCCCATGTCAAAGTTAGTCAGTCCTCCCCATCCTGTCCTAATGGTTTGCGCAAGACCCTGTCATTTGTTCTTATGATTCCCCATTGTTCCCAAGAAGGTTTTTGCTTTACCTCCTCGAGAGTAAGAACAGCTCCCTGTTCAGTTCTGTGGCTCTGCTACGTCCCACAATGCCAGGGGAAAAGGCTGAGTGATAGAAAGCAATGCCAACATTAAAGCAGTGCCTGGAAGCAGGGGACTGCCCACCTGGTCCATGACATCGATGCTtgaaaagggaaacagaagaggGCAGGAGTATAAAGATAAACGTCGCCAGCCTCCCACAGCTGCCCGCAGAATGACTGCCTTCCCGTCTGGTTTAACGGCAGGTATGGCCCTTCCAAAACTCGGCAAAATTGGCCATCATCCTTTAAAAGGTACTTCCAGAAATTAGGAATCCTACAAAGGTGAAGAGCTGATAAACAGAGGGGAAAACAAGTATTAGGGGGATTCCATACCTATCCACTTGAAATACTTTTCAGACGAAATGTCAAATACTAATTTCAGTTCCATAATTATCTTAAATCTCTAATTAAAGCAAAGTAAATACAGCTGAAAAGTCAGAATGAAGGTGACAAAACGACTGGGGATACTCTTCTGAGCGCCACTTCGTGCTGGCTCTGATACTTATTGGTATGTACTGCTAGAGTTAAGTTGCACTGGTGGTCGCCTAtgtgtacattaaaaaatacaaaaagaaagaaactcacaAGTACAAATTTAGACTCACCTGTCACAAAAAGTAGTTTCTACATTTATATGCAAGGATATAATTACATTGAAACTGAGCCTTGAACAGATCAAACATGTATAAACAAATGCTATTACCTCACGCCTCTATGCTGCTTAGAATGAGAGAAATACCCCAGTAGCATGGCACAACAAATAAACAGACGCATTTGCTTACTTTGGATAAACTGCTAGGACGCACACAGTTTACATAGGAAAGGCATATTATTGGAAATTCATGTTTGTGTAGTCAATAGCCAATTTTTATCCTAATTACAGATTCCCAGAAGAAGGCTGTAGGAATACATGACAAAGTATGACCACACAACACAATGTCACCACCTCCACTGAGATTTCAGACTTCCTCCTGAATTGTTTTGTCAGGTCCCCCAGCTGGCAGCTCTGGCtgtccctgcccctcagcctcctcttcctcctggccaTGGGGGCCAATGCCACCCTCCTCGTCACCATCCGGATGGAGGCCTCTCTGCACCAGCCCATGTACTACCTGCTCAGCCTCCTCTCCATGCTGGACATGGTGCTCTGCCTCACCGTCATCCCCAAGGTCCTGGCCATCTTCTGGTTTGACCTCAGGTCCATTAGCTTCTCTGCCTGCTTCCTGCAGATGTACATCATGAACAGTTTCCTCGCCATGGAGTCCTGCACCTTCATggtcatggcctatgaccgctatgtggccatctgccacccactGAGGTACCCGTCGATCATCAATGACCAGTTTGTGGGTAAGGCTGCCATTTTTATTTTGGCCAGGAATGTCCTTCTCACAATGCCCATCCCAATTCTCGCAGCATGGCTCCATTACTGTAGGAGAAACGTCATTGAGAACTGCATCTGCGCCAATATGTCTGTGTCCACGCTCTCCTGTGATGATGTCACCATCAATCGCATCTACCAGTTTGCTGGAGGCTGGACTCTGCTAGGATCCGACCTCATCCTCATCTTCCTCTCCTACACCCTCATCCTGAGAGCTGTGCTGAGACTCAAGGCAGAGGGAGCTGTGGCCAAGGCCCTGAGCACGTGTGGCTCCCACTTCATCCTCATCCTCTTCTTCAGCACAATCCTGCTGGTCTTCGTCCTCACGCATGTGGCCAAGAAGAAGGTTTTCCCTGAGGTGCCGGCCCTGCTCAATGTCCTCCACCACGTCATCCCTGCAGCCCTCAACCCTATTGTTTATGGAGTGCGCACCCAGGAGATCAAGCAAGGAATCCAGAGGTTACTGAGGAAAGCGTGGTAGGGACACTGGATCTCTGCATTCCTAATGGAAGGTCACTCTGAAGCAATAAAAGGTGAATAGCCTGAAATTTACATTGATGAGTTATTTTCTAAACTCAGAAAATTAGATATCACACCTTCTTTAATAAAACTTCAGTTTCGTTttaagtttctctttctctcacctctcCATTGGGAATCTCCTTGTCCCTTTCACCTGTCTTTCCTtacacattgttttattttgtccaaAGTATAGACATTCCTGGGAGTAGGTTCTAAAGTAAGAAGTTTATGTTCCTATAAATACAGCTGTTAATGTATCATGACTTTGTATTCTTGAATATACATCTGTGGATATTTGGTAGGTTGTGTTGTGTAATGTGTTCTTATTGCATTTCCACAGAAGGGAGTATATTGGAGACAAGGACATAGGAGTGAAGTTTCTGTCCTGAATGAAGGGAAGATGCTTCTAGTCATTAATTGGCTCTTACTCTGTCAGCCTTTGACCACATCAGtgtctttttttgtctctccatctctgtgtctccaactccatctctgcctctctctctctccttctctaggAGACGAGGTGACCTTTTGTATTGTGTCCTGTGTACTTGGCAAAAGGACAAGATTTCTACCTGCGTTACTCATGTGTGTAACAATTAGCCATGATCTTTATTAGATTCTCCTTCCAGTGGGTGTGTGCTGTTGACATGCATCTTTTAATCCAGGGTGTCATAGTTCATGGGGTGCACACACACCTGTGCTAATGTGGTAAAGGGTTGTAAGGATTGTAACATATGATCAAGTAATCATACTTAAACATAAAGTATGCTGTTCAAACATTGTATGCTTATTAATTGGACAGGTAGTAAGCACAATATGTCCTAGGATTTCTGTGAACTCTTAAGACACAAAAATACATAGAACATTGTTGTTGCTTTCAGGGGCTCAAAGGTTGGTTAGGAGGGACACAATAGGAGTTCTTGGAATACAGTCCTCTCAACAGGTGAGAATGAGGAATGGAATAAATACCTGATGGGCAGTAAGGTaccaggcaacaaaagaaaccaCTTTATAGAGAGTTAAAAGTTTAAGCCTTACACAACTACAAAAAATGTGTTCTTAGGCCCGAAAGAGCTGGGCTCACAGTATTTCACATTACTCCTCTATTACCTGAGAATAGTGAACAATTTGTTTAAGCAGATCCTTTCTAAATGGAAGCCTTTGTGACTCAGTAATAATTTGTAAGGGTATTACCCTGTTTTGATCATGGAAGCAAAATCTCTCCATAGTCTAATACCAATACTGTCCCCAAAGTCTGGGTCTTTTGGTCTTAACCAAAATCACCTGACATACATCCTTGACCAACTTAAGCTTTCATTCCACAAagctctgcccatttctttcctcctccctctcACAGTGAAGAACAATAAATTGGTATTTCATTCCTCTGCTCCTGGATACCATTATGAGCTACCCTTTGAAAATTAAACATGCATTCACATAAGGAAAAACAATACCTGAAAGCATATAATCAAGCATTAACACTGAATTACATTTccgaaaagtaaaaaaaatctctcaggatccatCTTGGTTAAAACCTAGATAAACTTTTACTTTGTTATTTGAAGGAGAACTCCCCAAAATTTCATTCTctcaaacatttcaaaataattcaaatggcTTGGTTTCAAGTGTGCATGACCGAATACCAACAGGAAGGCGTTATGTGTATAAAAGGTATGAATGTACTAAACAGCTTCTAAGGTAAATTTGGACCACTGTCTCttacaaaatattaaataccTACCACTTTTCACAATATTACATATTGACATCTTATCATCAAGCACATACACAGAGTGATAATGGCCCTTGAGACCAACATCTAACATATTGTCTATCAAGTGTGCATTTACAGAGAATATAGACAAAGTTTTGTTATGGTTCTGGGGTTGCAGCAATGAGGAACATACTCAAGGTCCATGCTTACAACTGCAAAGGCTCTAAACCTCTAAGAAAGAGGAGTCCAAGAAGCAGTGGAAAGTGTCAATAGATTTCATAACAGTTCtcccaacacagcagcagaatatGCCAACAGGAAGGACATAGCCAAGGAGCACCTAAGGCAGAGGTCCAATACTATGGCCATTAGGCGGAAGGCTGGGGTGCAAATCTACAAGAGAATTTGAAGGACTAAGCAGAATATGATAACAGGAACTTGAGTTTGAACCAAAGCAGGAACACGATCCTGTGAACTGAAGACATACGGAAGAAAATGGGATTGAAGAAGGGAGGCACTTCATCAGAccagcacaacccacagaaaacgtgtctgctttctaaaatattaatcaaaaataagtacataattaCGCCAGAATTTCTAGATGAAATACCAagctgttatttcttatcttgttgatactagccattctggctaatgtgaggtgatatctcattgtgttttaatttgcatttccctgatgattgatgatgttgagcatcttcccatgtgtctgttggccacctgcatgtcttctttgaaaaaaatgtctgttcaggtccttggaccatttttaaataagattatttcaggttttctgttgagtttatgagttctttatacattttagatactagccccttatcagatatatcacttgTAAATATATCCTTCCATACAataaattgccttttcattttgctgatggtttcctctgctgtgcagaagcattttggcttgatatagttcatttgtttatttttgctttcatttcccttgcctggggataaAATCCAGAAAATGTGAGTCTAGGAATCACAGGAAAAACCACAAAGCTAGTTCAGCCTCAACACTGGCTCaggttggagaaatgtctgtaaaGGCTGTTGCAAGGAGTATGGGCCCAGGTGAGTGACACTAGGCGTTTCTTTTAACAGCATCAGTATCCAAGACAGGCTGAAACCCACAcaaaacacagatgcaaagaaTTTTCTTAggtgtaatttataatttttctttcttttctttattgtctttcccctttccccacgtCACCCCATTCTACCTCACTAGGTTGTTATGAGGACTAAAGGAAATATCAGGTAACAATCAGAATAATATGACACGGTAAGAAGATGTATGATAATTGCTGCTAGTGTGGTCCTTGATGTAGCTGTAAGTGTGGTCTCCTTCTCCTAAGGAGGCAGAAAATATTCTTTGATGTGCTCTATTTCTAACACATAGTATAATGCTTTCTACACAGTACGATCaaaatattcattcagtaaaaaagtaaaagtaattttaCCCTTGCAATAATCCTGTGTcagaaaatttattattaaaatattatcaaacaaacattaacaaaacagaaacaccttGGTGATCTTGTGGAATCCCGAAATAAGATCTCCAGGGATAATCCATTAATAGAACAATAATTTGACTTGATCAAATTGAAAGATTTCCATTGAATAATGGACAGCACACAGTAAATTTGGCAAATACATGTCAGACTACAGGAGACCTTAGCAAAATCAAGCCAACAGGGGACTCTAGTGTTTAAACTTTGAAAGGAGATTTTgtaaatatgcaagaaaaaacaaaaataaataggaaaagatgGAAAGGAATGTGAACATGTATGTGAACACTTATGGTTTCACAGCTTCAAAACCAAAAGTGGCTAAACAGAATATGAAGGATGCTCCCTggtcagaagaaattaaaattaaaataatgagatgctACTTTACATccatcagttttcaaaagacaagcatcaaatggtataaagaatgtaaaaaataaagaaacttcaGAAATTTCCAGTGGGGTTATATATATTTGGGAGAGAAATTCCAActgaagttaaatttttttatacGCCACAACTATAAAAATTTCTGCACATGTACCTTCTTGAGGTCCATAAGTAAAGGTGGACCAGAGTATTGACAGTAACAttatttctggtaacaattcatcTTAGGTCACATGCTGTTAGCTACTTacacagaaagggaaaatgcACAGAATGGAAACTGCACAGCAGTCAATAATGAAGATGACTTACACACTGCAACATGGCAGACTTTTAAGATTTAGTCTTAACTGAAAATATAGAACAGTATCAGATGCAGAACCTGATGACAGTTCTATaaatttaataccaaaaccacaaataagtgaacaTATACCTAAACAGGCACATTGCAgattaattagaaagaaatatgGAAGGGATCCTACAGTTTCCATTTAGCTCAAGGGAAGATAAATAGCAGCAATGTAGGTATATgcagaagaaaaagatataaaaaatagagcaaaatatGGGAGGACCTTAAAGAAACAGATGGTGCTTATTCGACAACTTGAGGAGCATGAATGATTCACATGAGGCTcaaggtgaaaataaaaaataaggaacaaatcatgtttcctaatttccacatgtatataaatatgattttaaaatctttcaCTGTAGCAGAAATTACTGCAGgattttctctctgaaaattaCAGTGCATTTTCTCAGTAATTCTCTCTTGCTTATTTATCATTGCAATGCCATAACAGAAGTCATGATAAGTTAACATCGCTCCATCCAATAGGATGATTTGGGAGGCTATCTAACAAGCACATAGAGGAAGCCCACACATGGAAGATTCTGAGTGTGGGTGTGCAAATGAGTATGAACATGTGTGAATGGATATAAGACCCCAAACCTAGGAGAGTCACTAACTCCCTACAGGACACATAGCCAACAAAGGGCTAAATTAAaagggcttttttcttttagagacaaaggaaatcattttcttttccaatgtGCCTGACTGTCTGTCCCAGGAGGATCCTTTGAGttcaaggaaggaaggatggagaagTTCCTAGAGGGCGACATCCCTTAGGCTCCAGAGTAATAAATACTCCAGGTATGTTGGGACCTAACCAAAACTCCAGGATCAGTGGAGCCAGAGTCTGTGCTTCACACCCTCCGAAAGTACACCTGGGTAGAAGGTACCTGAGATCCAGCTATACCATCATTAGCAAGAAGACAGGAGAGAGCTTGCTCTTCAGTCAGGAGCTGCGTTCCTGTCCATTCCGGAGTTGGCACCGCGAAAGCAGGCTGAAAACAGGGCCGTGCAGCCTGCAGCCTCCCTCAGGTCAGAAGGCACCATGAGAACATCTGACATCCTCTTGCCTTCTCTGAACTTTGCTTGGCACtgccagagatgcagagaagtggGACTTTGTCCCTAGGAAAGGAGAATAatgcggggtggggggggacagCTCTGGAAAGTGTATCATCTGGACCCCAGTGAGAGCATCGGGGTTCTCGATTCTGAGTGTGggaatttaggagacttcaggcaAAGACTCTGCCTACAAATGTTTCACTCCTGGGGTTGGAATTAAATTTACTCTAGTTCACTTCAGAGGTTGAGGGTAGAGGCTGCAGGTGGGGATCAGTGGGGCTCAGAAAGTAGTTCCTCAGCTTGCAGCTCTATCTAAGGAATTTCTAAATGCCACTGCTGCCAAAAGCAGAAAATTATGTCCGTAGGATCCACGAGGTTTCAGTCACTGGGGGCACACAGTGATGTCCAACACAACACTGGGAGACAGGTCTGCAGGTCGCTCTTCTGGAACTCTGTGGAGCTGGGGGGACGCCTGGACACAGGAATACCACAGTGCTGCACTGTGGACCTTCCCTGCAACCCGGGGAAAAGCCTGGGAGGCTATAGGGTCTCTGCTTTATTCTTGACCTTCAGCATCTCTGGCTTCTTCAAGGTGTCCCTCTCTGCAACCAGCCAGTCATTAGCTCTAGGTCCTCAGCCCAGACGGTGCCGTGGCAAGCTCTGATTGCAGACTGACACTGGAAaaggacagaggaagaaagaCTTATGTGTTCTCACATGCTCTGCTGCTAGGGCTCAGTGGGTAGCtcagtgtttgttgagtgaaacATACCAACAATAGTATGTTTCTAATGGTATGAAAATATTGGTCCACTCTTCATATACCATTTTATGCAAACTTCCTTACCACACTGACCCCACTCCAAAATTATTTCTCCTCTATCAGACTCCCTGTCAAGACTCTTAATCGTGTCCAGGGGGAAGTTTGCTTCCTTTTTAATAGAATTGATTGGGAAAGTACACTATCATCGAACTATTTATCAAGTCCAAAGGAATCCTAGAAATTACTCCAATCCATCTCACGGTATTAGGCAAGATTAGCATCAGGGTAAAATAGTTTGGACGGTTAAGATGTTGAAATATAATTTCCGTTGTTTGTAATGTGGCAATAATATAATATATCTCATAGGATGTTGAATGATCAAAGGGATAAAGTCTTAGAATATTTGGGCATAGTTCCCAGCAAGTAGTAAGACTTCCAAACCTAacataattttatgttacattagTGAGACTAATGAGTAATAAGCAGCGTAGTTCTAATACTCctgatgaaaaataatttctaacccACAAAATAACTCTTTAACAGAGACTCTGTCCATATACACAGATTTAGGTACAATGGACTCCATGACTTGAAGGATCCCAGAAAGACCTGACCTATATACTATTTGCCAAGCTACAGCCTTCCTTGGACCCTTTCACAATCAGGGGAAGAACCTTAGGATCCTTCACCTTTAATGTAAATGAGGGTACCACATCACTCTATGTACAATCTTTCTTGTCCAACCTACGCCCATGTCAAAGTTAGTCAGTCCTCCCCATTCTGTCCTAATGGTTTGCGCAAGACCCTGTCATTTGTTCTTATGATTCCCCATTGTTCCCAAGAAGGTTTTTGCTTTACCTCCTCGAGAGTAAGAACAGCTCCCTGTTCAGTTCTGTGGCTCTGCTACGTCCCACAATGCCAGGGGAAAAGGCTGAGTGATAGAAAGCAATGCCAACATTAAAGCAGTGCCTGGAA from Manis pentadactyla isolate mManPen7 chromosome 9, mManPen7.hap1, whole genome shotgun sequence includes the following:
- the LOC130684726 gene encoding olfactory receptor 56A3; translation: MTTQHNVTTSTEISDFLLNCFVRSPSWQLWLSLPLSLLFLLAMGANATLLVTIRMEASLHQPMYYLLSLLSMLDMVLCLTVIPKVLAIFWFDLRSISFSACFLQMYIMNSFLAMESCTFMVMAYDRYVAICHPLRYPSIINDQFVGKAAIFILARNVLLTMPIPILAAWLHYCRRNVIENCICANMSVSTLSCDDVTINRIYQFAGGWTLLGSDLILIFLSYTLILRAVLRLKAEGAVAKALSTCGSHFILILFFSTILLVFVLTHVAKKKVFPEVPALLNVLHHVIPAALNPIVYGVRTQEIKQGIQRLLRKAW